One Nocardia iowensis DNA window includes the following coding sequences:
- a CDS encoding AMP-dependent synthetase/ligase produces the protein MREFEVPASYTIPEDANNSDNVFRHAEESPGAVLFNVPSGDGGWQDVTAAEFAKTVTGVAKGLIASGIELGDRVAIMAPTRYEWAVLDFAIWAVGGCTVAIYDSSAAEQAKWILQDSATKLLIVDSDRHRAVIDEIEAGSLADLRETLQIDKGAVDELTRRGADLDDQAVHDRRKQVNAESPATLIYTSGTTGRPKGVMLSHANLYAESKSDRIALGKFIRPGKKTLMFLPMAHVFARAVALAAFDAKVIVAHTSDWATLVDQFGTYKPHFILSVPRVFEKVFNSAKQKAHDGGKGKIFDAAADTAIAWSESLDHGGPGLVLKLKHALFNKLVYSKLQVALGGQCEAAVSGGGPLGARLGHFFRGVGVTIYEGYGLTETTAAITVNTPENIRVGSVGKPIEGHGAKIAEDGELLLRGSVVFNGYWGNAEATEDAFQDGWFKTGDLGAIDADGYVTITGRKKEIIVTAGGKNVSPALLEDSLRANPLISQVMVVGDGQPFIGALITLDPEALPGWQKNHNVPADTPIEKLIENPELIAEIDAAVAETNKKVSHAEGIKKIRILPVDWTQEGGELTPKLSLKRAVVMKQHADDVAQIYN, from the coding sequence ATGCGAGAGTTCGAAGTCCCGGCTTCCTACACAATTCCGGAAGACGCGAACAATTCTGACAACGTCTTCCGGCACGCCGAGGAGTCGCCCGGCGCGGTGCTGTTCAACGTTCCGAGCGGCGACGGTGGCTGGCAGGACGTGACGGCCGCGGAGTTCGCGAAGACCGTCACCGGTGTCGCCAAGGGACTGATCGCCTCGGGCATCGAACTCGGCGACCGGGTCGCCATCATGGCCCCCACCCGCTACGAGTGGGCCGTGCTCGACTTCGCCATCTGGGCGGTCGGCGGCTGCACCGTCGCGATCTACGACAGTTCCGCCGCCGAGCAGGCCAAGTGGATCCTGCAGGACTCCGCCACCAAGCTGCTGATCGTCGACAGCGACCGGCACCGCGCGGTCATCGATGAGATCGAGGCCGGTTCGCTGGCGGACCTGCGGGAGACCCTGCAGATCGACAAGGGCGCCGTCGACGAGCTGACCAGGCGCGGCGCCGACCTGGACGACCAGGCCGTGCACGACCGGCGCAAGCAGGTCAACGCCGAGTCGCCCGCGACCCTGATCTACACCTCCGGCACCACCGGACGCCCCAAGGGCGTCATGCTCTCGCACGCGAACCTCTACGCCGAGTCCAAGTCGGACCGGATCGCGCTCGGCAAATTCATCAGGCCCGGCAAGAAGACGCTGATGTTCCTGCCGATGGCGCACGTCTTCGCCCGCGCCGTCGCGCTGGCCGCGTTCGACGCCAAGGTGATCGTCGCGCACACCTCCGACTGGGCCACCCTGGTCGACCAGTTCGGCACGTACAAGCCGCACTTCATCCTGTCGGTGCCGCGGGTGTTCGAAAAGGTGTTCAACAGCGCCAAGCAGAAGGCGCACGACGGCGGCAAGGGCAAGATCTTCGACGCGGCCGCCGACACCGCCATCGCGTGGAGCGAGTCGCTCGACCACGGCGGGCCGGGACTGGTGCTCAAGCTCAAGCACGCGCTGTTCAACAAGCTGGTCTACAGCAAGTTGCAGGTCGCGCTCGGCGGTCAGTGCGAGGCCGCGGTCTCCGGCGGTGGTCCGCTCGGCGCCCGCCTCGGCCACTTCTTCCGTGGCGTCGGCGTCACCATCTACGAGGGCTACGGGCTCACCGAGACCACCGCCGCCATCACCGTGAACACCCCGGAAAACATCCGGGTCGGCTCGGTGGGCAAGCCCATCGAGGGCCACGGCGCCAAGATCGCCGAGGATGGCGAGCTGCTGCTGCGCGGCTCGGTGGTGTTCAACGGCTACTGGGGTAACGCCGAGGCCACCGAGGACGCTTTCCAGGACGGCTGGTTCAAGACCGGCGACCTCGGTGCCATCGACGCGGACGGGTACGTCACCATCACCGGCCGCAAGAAGGAAATCATCGTCACCGCGGGCGGCAAGAATGTCTCCCCCGCGCTGCTCGAGGATTCGCTGCGGGCCAACCCGCTGATCAGTCAGGTGATGGTGGTCGGCGACGGCCAGCCGTTCATCGGCGCGCTGATCACCCTGGACCCGGAGGCGCTGCCCGGCTGGCAGAAGAACCACAACGTGCCCGCCGACACCCCGATCGAGAAGTTGATCGAGAACCCGGAACTGATCGCCGAGATCGACGCCGCGGTCGCCGAGACCAACAAGAAGGTCTCGCACGCCGAGGGAATCAAGAAGATCCGCATCCTGCCGGTCGACTGGACCCAGGAGGGCGGCGAACTCACGCCGAAGTTGTCGCTCAAGCGTGCGGTCGTGATGAAGCAGCACGCCGACGACGTGGCGCAGATCTACAACTGA
- a CDS encoding PadR family transcriptional regulator, with protein sequence MAQQARPAVTPLAIAVLALLEERPMHPYEMFQLLIARREDLLVKVRPGSLYHTVTRLAEQDFVRSEGVDREGNRPERTTYRITERGRAALRARITEILRYPAPEYPVFPIALGEAHNLPKDDVLALLRERVGHLAAELAEVDSMIDWARGRGVPRRYTIVLPYQRARLGAEIAWIQSFLAELDSGTLEWDDFDPATGERTVESHCDRPNADHAEPPSPGAGLPPPSADVAAPSVVLPPSSVSAEIGTPNP encoded by the coding sequence ATGGCGCAGCAGGCGCGTCCGGCGGTGACGCCACTGGCGATCGCCGTGCTCGCGCTGCTCGAGGAGCGGCCGATGCATCCGTACGAGATGTTTCAGCTGCTGATCGCGCGCCGGGAGGATCTGCTGGTCAAGGTGCGGCCCGGCTCGCTGTATCACACGGTGACACGGCTGGCCGAGCAGGACTTCGTCCGGTCCGAAGGCGTCGACCGGGAAGGAAACCGGCCCGAACGCACCACCTATCGGATCACCGAGCGTGGCAGGGCGGCGCTACGTGCCCGGATCACCGAGATTTTGCGGTATCCCGCGCCGGAATATCCGGTGTTCCCGATCGCGCTGGGTGAGGCGCACAACCTGCCCAAGGACGATGTGCTCGCCCTGCTGCGCGAGCGCGTCGGACATTTGGCAGCCGAGCTGGCCGAGGTCGACTCGATGATCGACTGGGCGCGTGGGCGCGGGGTTCCGCGCCGCTACACCATCGTTCTCCCTTATCAGCGCGCCAGGCTCGGCGCGGAGATCGCCTGGATCCAGAGCTTCCTCGCCGAATTGGACAGCGGGACACTGGAATGGGACGACTTCGATCCGGCCACCGGTGAGCGGACGGTCGAGTCGCACTGCGACCGGCCGAATGCCGATCATGCCGAGCCGCCGAGTCCTGGCGCCGGTCTGCCGCCACCCTCGGCCGACGTCGCCGCGCCATCCGTCGTTCTGCCCCCGTCATCGGTATCAGCCGAGATAGGAACTCCGAATCCATGA
- a CDS encoding ABC transporter ATP-binding protein: MSDIEFNGISKTYPDGTHAVTDLDLRIDSGSFTVFVGPSGCGKTTSMRMINRMITPSAGTITIAGQDISKVDPVKLRLGIGYVIQSGGLLPHRTVVDNVATVPVLRGDSRKVARAAALEVLDRVGLDRSLAGRYPAQLSGGQQQRVGVARALAADPPVLLMDEPFSAVDPVVRAELQIEMQRLQAELQKTIVFVTHDIDEAITLGDRVAVFGRGGVLQQYDPPDHVLAQPATDFVADFVGRDRGYRGLSFRSAKDVPLHEIRTATAAEVAALRLDRGDWVLVVDAEGRPSGWVDVTGVEAVRAGRSLAESTSAGGSLFTPTGDLRQALDAAISSPSGVGVAVDDSGAVRGGVLATEVLQQLAGQRATEDADRNRHFFEREVSGGGST, translated from the coding sequence TTGTCCGATATCGAATTCAACGGCATCAGCAAGACCTACCCGGACGGCACGCACGCCGTCACCGATCTCGATCTGCGTATTGATTCCGGCTCGTTCACCGTGTTCGTCGGCCCGTCCGGCTGCGGCAAGACCACGTCGATGCGGATGATCAACCGGATGATCACGCCCAGCGCTGGCACGATCACCATTGCCGGACAGGACATTTCGAAGGTCGACCCGGTCAAGCTGCGGCTCGGTATCGGCTACGTGATCCAGAGCGGCGGACTGCTGCCGCACCGCACGGTCGTCGACAATGTGGCGACCGTGCCGGTGCTGCGCGGCGATTCGCGCAAGGTGGCCCGTGCGGCGGCGCTGGAGGTGCTCGATCGGGTGGGGCTGGACCGGTCGCTGGCTGGCCGGTATCCGGCACAGCTCTCCGGCGGGCAGCAGCAACGCGTCGGGGTGGCGCGGGCGCTGGCCGCCGACCCGCCGGTGCTGCTGATGGATGAGCCGTTCAGCGCCGTCGACCCGGTGGTCCGAGCCGAGTTGCAGATCGAAATGCAAAGGCTGCAAGCCGAATTGCAGAAGACCATCGTGTTCGTCACGCACGACATCGACGAGGCGATCACCCTCGGCGACCGGGTCGCGGTGTTCGGCCGCGGCGGAGTGCTGCAGCAGTACGACCCGCCTGATCATGTGCTCGCCCAGCCCGCCACCGATTTCGTCGCCGATTTCGTCGGGCGCGACCGCGGCTATCGCGGCCTGTCCTTCCGGTCAGCGAAAGATGTTCCGCTGCACGAGATCCGGACCGCCACTGCGGCCGAAGTGGCCGCCCTGCGGTTGGATCGCGGCGACTGGGTGCTGGTCGTCGACGCGGAAGGCAGGCCGAGCGGCTGGGTGGACGTGACCGGCGTGGAGGCGGTTCGCGCCGGACGTTCGCTGGCGGAGAGCACGTCCGCGGGTGGTTCGCTGTTCACGCCGACCGGCGACCTGCGGCAGGCGCTGGACGCCGCGATCTCCTCGCCGTCCGGTGTCGGTGTCGCCGTGGATGATTCGGGCGCGGTGCGGGGTGGCGTACTGGCCACCGAGGTGCTGCAACAGTTGGCCGGTCAGCGGGCCACCGAGGACGCCGACCGCAATCGGCACTTCTTCGAGCGGGAAGTGAGCGGCGGGGGGTCGACGTGA
- a CDS encoding Uma2 family endonuclease, which translates to MSAVFDWAKEENLQPEPITVAIWKELPEAFCRLVEVVNGEAVRAESPTRRHQKAARRIADLVEVAAETHMNRHQDGCLDVDTDFDVVLWEFPNATIRRPDVALFDCAPEELRPLPASMVKLAIEVVSPTSEKIDIAEKKAEYALAGIPWYWIVWTDENQVASIAIHVLDHAHDQYRLHAVLEPTSTETVIDMPIRIRIDWTRLSELVR; encoded by the coding sequence ATGTCTGCCGTATTCGATTGGGCCAAAGAAGAGAACCTTCAGCCAGAACCGATCACAGTGGCGATCTGGAAAGAACTTCCAGAAGCTTTCTGCCGTCTCGTCGAAGTCGTCAACGGCGAAGCCGTCCGGGCCGAATCGCCGACCCGGCGGCACCAGAAAGCCGCCCGACGAATTGCCGACCTGGTCGAAGTGGCAGCTGAAACGCACATGAATCGCCATCAGGACGGCTGCTTGGACGTCGACACCGACTTCGATGTCGTGCTTTGGGAGTTTCCCAACGCCACGATCAGACGGCCCGACGTGGCACTTTTCGACTGCGCTCCGGAGGAGCTTCGGCCTTTGCCCGCGTCGATGGTAAAGCTAGCCATCGAAGTCGTCTCACCAACGTCTGAGAAAATCGACATCGCCGAGAAGAAAGCTGAGTATGCGCTTGCGGGTATTCCTTGGTATTGGATTGTCTGGACAGACGAGAACCAGGTCGCGTCCATAGCAATTCATGTACTTGATCACGCCCATGATCAGTACCGCTTACACGCCGTGCTCGAGCCGACCAGCACAGAGACCGTGATCGACATGCCGATTCGGATACGAATCGACTGGACTCGATTGTCAGAGCTGGTTCGCTGA
- a CDS encoding SDR family NAD(P)-dependent oxidoreductase, which yields MSKDAYFRDKVCVITGAGSGIGRALAENLAKRGAKLALSDIDTEGLAETVRRCEKLGAQVKSDRVNVAEREAVLLYADAVKAHFGAVHQIYNNAGIAYHGDVIKSEFKDIERIMDVDFWGVVNGTKAFLPFLMDSGAGHVVNVSSLFGLIAVPGQSAYNSAKFAVRGFTEALRQEMLVGKHPVKVTCVHPGGIKTAVARNSTYAEGIDGKKAAAMFDAKLAIHTPEMAAQTITEGVRKGHGRVLIGWEAKLLDVFVRVTASGYQRIAAVVNRPFLP from the coding sequence GTGAGCAAAGATGCTTACTTCCGCGACAAAGTCTGTGTGATCACCGGAGCTGGCTCTGGCATAGGTCGCGCACTCGCCGAGAATCTGGCCAAGCGTGGCGCCAAGCTCGCGCTGTCCGACATCGACACCGAGGGCTTGGCCGAGACCGTGCGCCGCTGCGAAAAGCTTGGCGCCCAGGTGAAATCCGATCGGGTCAACGTGGCCGAGCGCGAGGCGGTGCTGCTCTACGCCGACGCGGTCAAGGCGCACTTCGGCGCCGTGCACCAGATCTACAACAATGCGGGCATCGCCTACCACGGTGACGTGATCAAGTCCGAGTTCAAGGACATCGAGCGGATCATGGACGTCGACTTCTGGGGCGTCGTCAACGGCACCAAGGCGTTCCTGCCGTTCCTGATGGACTCCGGCGCCGGGCACGTCGTCAACGTGTCCAGCCTCTTCGGCTTGATCGCGGTCCCCGGCCAAAGTGCTTACAACTCGGCCAAATTCGCGGTGCGCGGGTTCACCGAGGCGCTGCGCCAGGAGATGCTGGTCGGCAAGCACCCGGTCAAGGTCACCTGCGTGCACCCGGGCGGCATCAAGACCGCCGTCGCGCGCAACTCCACCTACGCCGAGGGCATCGACGGCAAGAAAGCCGCCGCGATGTTCGACGCGAAGCTGGCCATCCACACCCCGGAGATGGCCGCGCAAACCATCACCGAGGGCGTGCGCAAGGGACACGGGCGAGTGCTGATCGGCTGGGAGGCCAAGCTGCTCGACGTGTTCGTCCGCGTCACCGCCTCCGGCTACCAGCGCATCGCCGCCGTCGTGAACCGCCCGTTCCTACCCTGA
- a CDS encoding ABC transporter permease — protein sequence MNLFIDAWHYFTDGANWNGPAGIETRIAQHLWYSFLTIVISAAIAVPLGLVIGHTKRGAAVLVGFANAMRALPTLGLLTFLVLLLGLGLIPPLLALVTVGIPPLLAGAYAGIANVPADVVDASRAMGMTERQILFRVEVPNAMPILLTGLRGATLQVVATATIAAYVNLGGLGRYIFDGISLYRYDRVLVGALLVAVLAMVLDGLLAITVWASTPGTGRMRRTYALPAAPDLSVRSAD from the coding sequence GTGAACCTTTTCATCGACGCCTGGCACTACTTCACCGACGGCGCGAACTGGAACGGGCCCGCGGGCATCGAAACCCGGATCGCCCAACATCTTTGGTACAGCTTTCTCACCATCGTGATTTCCGCCGCGATCGCGGTGCCGCTCGGTCTGGTGATCGGCCACACCAAGCGTGGCGCCGCGGTGCTCGTCGGTTTCGCCAACGCCATGCGTGCCCTGCCGACGCTCGGCCTGCTCACCTTCCTGGTGCTGCTGCTCGGTCTCGGCTTGATTCCGCCGCTGCTCGCCCTGGTAACCGTCGGCATTCCGCCGCTGCTCGCCGGTGCCTATGCCGGAATCGCCAATGTGCCTGCCGATGTCGTCGACGCCTCGCGGGCCATGGGGATGACCGAACGGCAGATCCTGTTCCGCGTCGAGGTGCCAAATGCGATGCCCATCCTGCTCACCGGGCTGCGCGGGGCCACCCTCCAGGTGGTCGCCACCGCGACGATCGCGGCCTACGTCAACCTCGGCGGGCTCGGTCGCTACATCTTCGACGGCATCAGCCTGTACCGGTACGACCGGGTCCTGGTCGGCGCGCTGCTGGTCGCCGTCTTGGCCATGGTGCTCGATGGCCTGCTCGCCATTACCGTCTGGGCGAGCACGCCCGGCACCGGCCGGATGCGGCGCACGTATGCCTTGCCCGCAGCCCCTGACCTGAGCGTACGGTCCGCCGACTGA
- a CDS encoding alpha/beta hydrolase has protein sequence MRDINLPLPVARALLRPIFRVTLNQRTPWRMQRLLLEVGSAAQLVPAGTTVHRLRLGGRPAERVTATATPTGAVLYLHGGGYAVGSPVTHRSLTARLAKETGAAVYALDYRLAPEHPFPAGLDDAEAAFLELVNSAGYQPNQIALSGDSAGGGLSLATAQRLIARHGHTPAALGLIAPWTDPNQPPERDSDLMITRGWSRACAAAYLGGGDSSDPGYAPLTGELVGLPPTYVQVDVSELLHGQCVELVAALRTAGVHVRFTESTGLWHVAQLQAALVAPAAAAVSELAAFLREAIQPAHMRDLG, from the coding sequence ATGCGGGACATCAATCTTCCGCTGCCCGTCGCCCGAGCGTTGCTGCGTCCGATCTTCCGCGTCACGCTGAACCAGCGGACGCCGTGGCGGATGCAGCGGCTCTTGCTCGAGGTGGGCTCGGCAGCGCAACTGGTGCCCGCGGGCACCACCGTGCACCGGCTTCGGCTCGGCGGCAGACCGGCCGAGCGGGTCACCGCCACCGCGACACCGACCGGTGCGGTGCTCTATCTGCACGGCGGCGGCTACGCGGTCGGCTCACCGGTGACCCACCGGTCGCTGACCGCCCGGCTGGCCAAGGAAACCGGCGCCGCCGTCTATGCCCTCGACTACCGCCTGGCACCGGAGCACCCGTTCCCCGCCGGGCTCGACGACGCCGAAGCGGCGTTCCTGGAACTGGTGAACAGCGCGGGCTACCAGCCGAACCAGATCGCCCTCTCCGGTGATTCGGCGGGCGGCGGTTTGTCGCTGGCCACCGCGCAGCGCCTGATCGCACGGCACGGGCACACCCCGGCCGCACTCGGCCTGATCGCGCCATGGACCGACCCGAACCAACCGCCGGAACGCGACAGCGATCTGATGATCACCCGGGGATGGTCGCGGGCCTGCGCTGCCGCCTATCTCGGTGGCGGGGATTCGAGTGATCCTGGTTACGCGCCGCTCACCGGCGAATTGGTCGGGCTGCCGCCGACCTATGTTCAGGTCGACGTCAGCGAGTTGCTGCACGGCCAATGCGTGGAGCTGGTCGCCGCGCTGCGGACGGCGGGCGTGCACGTCCGTTTCACCGAGAGCACCGGCCTGTGGCACGTCGCGCAGCTGCAAGCCGCGCTGGTCGCCCCGGCCGCCGCGGCGGTGAGCGAGCTGGCCGCGTTCCTACGGGAAGCGATTCAACCGGCCCACATGCGCGACTTAGGATAG
- a CDS encoding ABC transporter permease: MRYLIDNFAEIMGFTKTHLYLALVPLMLGLVIAIPVGALVRRVAWLRRVTVTVASLSYTIPSLALFVIIPPLAGISTIDPLNVIIALTVYSTALLVIAVPAALDSVSAEVIDAADAVGFSSLRRTLTVDMPLAIPVFVSSLRVVVVTNIAMVSVGALIGVGGVGKLFTQGYQRDYPDEIVAGIIVILALALIFDRLVYALGRWSTPWVRADARSAKAKGGAL, translated from the coding sequence GTGAGGTACTTGATCGACAACTTCGCCGAAATCATGGGGTTCACCAAAACCCATCTGTACCTGGCGCTGGTGCCGCTGATGCTCGGGTTGGTGATCGCGATTCCGGTGGGTGCGCTGGTTCGCCGCGTCGCTTGGCTGCGTCGGGTGACGGTGACCGTGGCGAGCCTGTCGTACACCATTCCGTCGCTGGCATTGTTCGTGATCATCCCGCCGCTGGCCGGGATCTCCACCATCGATCCGCTGAACGTGATCATCGCGTTGACGGTGTATTCGACCGCGCTGCTGGTGATCGCGGTGCCCGCGGCGCTGGATTCGGTGTCCGCCGAGGTGATCGATGCCGCCGACGCGGTCGGGTTCAGCTCGCTGCGCCGCACGCTCACCGTCGACATGCCCTTGGCCATCCCGGTTTTCGTGTCCAGCCTGCGGGTGGTGGTGGTGACCAATATCGCCATGGTGTCGGTCGGCGCGCTGATCGGCGTCGGCGGCGTCGGCAAGCTGTTCACCCAGGGCTATCAGCGTGACTATCCGGACGAGATCGTCGCGGGCATCATCGTTATCTTGGCGCTGGCCTTGATCTTCGACCGTCTCGTCTACGCGCTGGGCCGCTGGTCGACGCCGTGGGTGCGGGCCGACGCCAGGTCCGCGAAAGCGAAAGGCGGTGCGTTGTGA
- a CDS encoding molybdopterin-dependent oxidoreductase, translated as MADLRLRVVAGIVSAGVALGVAELLAAFFGADLAPMNAIGATVIDHTPDGVREWAISTFGTNDKAVLYICMGLVAVLVAGLAGAIERTTRAAGSAVLAIFGVVAAIVVAARTSAAGALPTIIGVAVGIYALRVLTRRIDAADAATEQAATETRGVTTGFGDKTGKPAPTPASPRAGCTADPARTERAAAKPERRQVLQGLLVVGGLAVVTGVGGRLLGARRHDVSGERAAVELPQPSAPETPIAPGADLRVPGLTPYLTANEDFYRIDTALVVPQVSKDDWSLRIHGLVDREIRLTWADLANRPAVERLVTLACVSNPVGGDLIGNARWLGYRLDELLAEAGPHPDADMVLSHSTDGWTAGTPLSVLTDGRDALLAVGMNGEPLPVVHGYPARLVVPGLYGYVSATKWVTELEITRFDRATAYWTRRGWSALGPIKTGTRIDTPRPRGRIKQGRTTVAGVAWAQHRGIRAVEVQIDNGPWQTARLADEQSIDTWRQWVYDWDATPGPHTLRARSTDATGEVQTAERRDVVPDGATGHPSVTVQVS; from the coding sequence ATGGCCGATCTGCGACTGCGGGTGGTAGCTGGGATCGTCTCGGCGGGCGTGGCGCTCGGCGTCGCGGAGTTGCTGGCGGCGTTCTTCGGTGCCGACCTGGCGCCAATGAACGCCATCGGCGCGACCGTGATCGACCACACGCCCGATGGTGTCCGCGAATGGGCCATCAGCACTTTTGGCACCAACGACAAGGCGGTTCTGTATATCTGCATGGGCCTGGTTGCCGTGCTGGTTGCCGGGTTGGCGGGGGCGATCGAACGCACCACGCGGGCGGCCGGGTCGGCGGTGCTCGCGATTTTCGGGGTGGTCGCCGCCATCGTGGTTGCCGCCAGGACCAGCGCCGCCGGTGCGCTGCCGACGATTATCGGCGTTGCGGTGGGCATCTACGCGTTGCGGGTGCTGACCCGTCGGATCGATGCGGCGGACGCGGCGACCGAGCAGGCGGCTACCGAAACGCGGGGTGTCACAACAGGATTCGGCGACAAGACAGGTAAGCCCGCGCCAACACCCGCGTCGCCGCGCGCCGGTTGCACCGCCGACCCCGCGAGAACAGAGCGGGCCGCCGCGAAGCCCGAACGGCGGCAGGTCTTGCAGGGTCTGTTGGTGGTGGGCGGGCTGGCTGTTGTCACCGGTGTTGGCGGGCGGTTGCTCGGGGCACGGCGACACGATGTGTCGGGTGAGCGAGCGGCGGTGGAATTGCCGCAGCCGAGTGCGCCGGAGACGCCGATCGCGCCGGGAGCCGATCTGCGGGTGCCGGGACTGACGCCGTATCTCACAGCCAACGAGGACTTCTATCGGATCGACACCGCGTTGGTCGTGCCGCAGGTGTCCAAGGACGATTGGTCGCTGCGCATTCACGGCCTTGTGGATCGCGAAATCCGGCTCACCTGGGCGGATTTGGCGAACCGACCGGCGGTGGAGCGGCTGGTGACGTTGGCGTGCGTGTCGAATCCGGTCGGTGGCGATCTGATCGGCAATGCCCGCTGGCTCGGCTACCGGCTCGATGAACTGCTCGCCGAGGCGGGCCCGCATCCCGACGCCGACATGGTGCTCTCACACAGCACCGACGGCTGGACCGCGGGCACGCCGCTGTCCGTCCTCACCGATGGCCGCGACGCGCTGCTCGCGGTCGGCATGAACGGCGAACCCCTCCCGGTCGTCCACGGCTATCCCGCCCGCCTGGTCGTGCCCGGCCTCTACGGCTACGTCTCCGCCACCAAGTGGGTGACCGAACTGGAGATCACCCGCTTCGACCGCGCCACCGCCTACTGGACCCGTCGCGGCTGGTCCGCCCTCGGCCCGATCAAAACCGGCACCCGCATCGACACCCCGCGCCCGCGCGGCCGAATCAAGCAGGGCCGCACCACCGTTGCCGGTGTCGCCTGGGCCCAGCACCGCGGCATCCGCGCCGTCGAAGTCCAGATCGACAACGGCCCCTGGCAAACCGCCCGCCTGGCCGACGAACAATCCATCGACACCTGGCGCCAATGGGTCTACGACTGGGATGCCACCCCCGGCCCGCACACCCTGCGCGCCCGCTCCACCGACGCCACCGGCGAGGTACAAACCGCCGAACGCCGCGACGTAGTCCCCGACGGCGCCACCGGCCACCCCTCCGTCACCGTCCAGGTCAGCTGA
- a CDS encoding DHA2 family efflux MFS transporter permease subunit, which produces MTTQRNPWLALTALVVGFFMILLDMTIVAVANPAIMTDLHADISQVIWVTSAYLLSYAVPLLVTGRLGDRFGPKNIYLVGLAVFTAASLWCGLSGSIAMLIAARAVQGIGAALMTPQTMAVITRTFPPDKRGAAMGLWGGVAGLATLIGPILGGVLVDGLGWEWIFIVNVPLGIIAFALAVWLVPALPTNQHKFDIPGVLLSGVGMFLVVFGIQEGNSYDWSLRIWVMIGLGLVVLGAFAVNQARNSGEPLLPLSLFKDRNFALSNTAIAAMGAAVTAFMVPSYFYLQAVRELSPTESALVFAPMAIVTGIFAPFIGKFADRVQPRIVPTIGFGLFAVSIFWFSALMTPDSSIVWFLVSAALAGFANACIWGPLASTATHNLPVQQAGAGAGVYNTTRQVGSVLGSAAISALIAARMSANGLGGGKVAEGGAGQGPIPEFVEDAFSTALSQATLLPAAILLIGVIASALFLRHGHSAPARPKDEPARADSLTG; this is translated from the coding sequence ATGACCACTCAACGCAATCCGTGGCTGGCGCTCACCGCGCTGGTTGTCGGCTTCTTCATGATCCTGCTGGACATGACCATCGTCGCGGTCGCCAACCCGGCGATCATGACGGACCTGCACGCCGACATCTCCCAGGTGATCTGGGTGACCAGCGCCTACCTGCTCAGTTATGCGGTGCCGCTGCTGGTCACCGGTCGGCTCGGTGATCGCTTCGGCCCCAAGAACATCTATCTGGTCGGGCTCGCCGTGTTCACCGCCGCGTCGCTGTGGTGCGGGCTGTCCGGCAGCATCGCCATGCTGATCGCCGCGCGTGCCGTGCAGGGCATCGGCGCCGCGCTGATGACGCCGCAGACCATGGCGGTGATCACCCGCACCTTCCCGCCGGACAAGCGCGGCGCGGCCATGGGGCTGTGGGGCGGCGTGGCGGGTCTGGCCACGCTGATCGGGCCGATCCTCGGCGGAGTGCTGGTCGACGGCCTCGGCTGGGAATGGATCTTCATCGTCAATGTCCCGCTCGGCATTATCGCGTTCGCGCTGGCGGTGTGGCTGGTGCCCGCGCTGCCGACGAACCAGCACAAGTTCGACATCCCCGGCGTGCTGCTCAGTGGTGTCGGCATGTTTCTGGTGGTGTTCGGCATCCAGGAGGGCAACAGCTACGACTGGTCGCTGCGCATCTGGGTGATGATCGGCCTCGGTCTGGTGGTGCTCGGTGCCTTCGCGGTGAACCAGGCACGCAACAGCGGCGAACCACTGTTGCCGCTGAGCCTGTTCAAGGACCGCAACTTCGCCTTGTCCAACACCGCGATCGCCGCGATGGGTGCGGCAGTCACCGCGTTCATGGTGCCGTCCTACTTCTACCTGCAGGCGGTGCGCGAGCTGTCGCCGACCGAGTCGGCGCTGGTGTTCGCGCCGATGGCGATCGTCACCGGCATCTTCGCGCCGTTCATCGGCAAGTTCGCCGACCGGGTGCAGCCACGGATCGTGCCGACCATCGGCTTCGGGCTGTTCGCGGTGTCGATCTTCTGGTTCTCCGCACTGATGACGCCGGACTCTTCGATCGTCTGGTTCCTGGTGTCGGCCGCGCTGGCCGGTTTCGCGAACGCCTGCATTTGGGGTCCGCTCGCGTCGACCGCCACCCACAACCTGCCGGTCCAACAGGCCGGCGCGGGTGCGGGCGTCTACAACACCACCCGCCAGGTCGGTTCGGTTCTCGGCAGTGCCGCGATCAGCGCCCTCATCGCCGCCCGCATGTCCGCCAACGGCCTCGGCGGCGGCAAGGTCGCCGAAGGCGGTGCGGGCCAAGGCCCCATCCCCGAATTCGTCGAGGACGCCTTCAGCACCGCCCTCAGCCAAGCCACCCTGCTCCCCGCCGCCATCCTCCTCATCGGCGTCATCGCCTCCGCCCTCTTCCTCCGCCACGGCCACTCCGCCCCCGCCCGCCCGAAGGACGAGCCCGCCAGGGCCGATTCACTGACCGGCTGA